In one window of Lynx canadensis isolate LIC74 chromosome A3, mLynCan4.pri.v2, whole genome shotgun sequence DNA:
- the LOC115511246 gene encoding LOW QUALITY PROTEIN: 40S ribosomal protein S25-like (The sequence of the model RefSeq protein was modified relative to this genomic sequence to represent the inferred CDS: deleted 1 base in 1 codon) — MKVQERSAFGNNPQAMSNRRWDNTKKEAGKSPKKDKDPVNKSGGKAKRKKWSRGKVRDKLNDLVLSDKTTYDQLLKEVPNYKLITPAVVLERLEIQGSLARAALQELLSKGLTERVSKHRAHVIYTRNTKDRDAPAAGEDAYTRPPNCTL, encoded by the exons ATGAAAGTGCAGGAGAGGTCGGCCTTTGGGAACAACCCTCAAGCAATGAGTAACAGGAGATG GGACAACACGAAGAAAGAGGCTGGAAAGTCGCCCAAGAAAGACAAAGACCCAGTGAACAAATCTGGGGGCAAGGCCAAAAGGAAGAAGTGGTCCAGAGGCAAAGTTCGGGACAAGCTCAATGACCTGGTCTTGTCTGACAAAACGACATATGACCAACTCCTTAAGGAAGTTCCCAACTATAAGCTTATAACCCCAGCTGTTGTCTTGGAGAGACTGGAGATTCAGGGTTCCCTG GCCAGGGCAGCCCTTCAGGAGCTCCTTAGTAAAGGACTTACCGAACGGGTTTCAAAGCACAGAGCTCATGTCATTTACACCAGAAATACCAAGGACAGAGATGCACCAGCTGCTGGTGAAGATGCATACACACGTCCCCCCAACTGTACACTTTGA